Proteins from one Paenibacillus amylolyticus genomic window:
- a CDS encoding glycoside hydrolase family 1 protein: MSHDNERRILLGGATAANQFEGGWNQGGKGPSTSDMMTGGTHTIPRRITPVLEEGTYYPSHEAVDFYGHYKEDIAMMAEMGFKMFRMSINWSRIYPNGYDLEPNEEGLQFYDNVFAELKKYNIEPLVTISHYETPFGLTQKYNGWASREVIDFYIRYCTTIFNRYKDQVKYWLTFNEINCLTMPLGAYMAGGLLFEGKETLVDGVDDPQTRFQALHHQFVASAKAVKLGHEINPDFKIGCMVAFMTTYPNTCNPDDILLAQKKDQLSNMICGDVQVRGAYPGFAKRFFAEEGIQIEMQPGDEQTLREGCVDFYSFSYYMSLVESADESLERAEGNLLGGIKNPYLEASDWGWQIDPKGLRYTLNHLYDRYQIPLMVVENGLGAVDVVEEDGSIQDDYRIDYLKGHIEQMKEAVADGVDLIAYTMWGCIDLVSASTGEMKKRYGFIHVNKDNDGNGDLSRTPKKSFHWYKKVIESNGEEL, encoded by the coding sequence ATTAGTCATGACAATGAAAGAAGGATTTTACTGGGGGGCGCAACGGCTGCCAATCAATTCGAGGGTGGATGGAACCAAGGTGGCAAGGGGCCAAGCACATCTGACATGATGACAGGGGGAACCCACACGATTCCACGCCGGATTACGCCTGTACTCGAAGAGGGCACGTATTATCCGAGCCATGAAGCGGTTGATTTCTACGGACATTACAAAGAAGATATTGCCATGATGGCAGAGATGGGCTTCAAAATGTTCCGCATGTCCATCAACTGGTCTCGGATCTATCCGAACGGTTACGATCTGGAGCCCAACGAAGAGGGCTTGCAGTTCTATGATAATGTCTTTGCCGAGTTGAAAAAGTACAATATTGAGCCGCTCGTAACGATCTCCCATTATGAAACGCCATTTGGTCTGACACAGAAGTATAACGGTTGGGCTTCCCGTGAAGTCATCGACTTTTATATCCGATATTGTACAACGATCTTTAACCGCTACAAAGATCAAGTGAAATACTGGCTGACATTTAACGAAATCAACTGTCTGACGATGCCGTTGGGTGCTTATATGGCTGGAGGTCTTTTGTTTGAAGGCAAAGAGACGCTGGTCGACGGAGTGGATGATCCACAGACGCGGTTCCAGGCATTACATCATCAATTTGTGGCGAGTGCCAAAGCGGTGAAACTGGGACATGAGATCAACCCGGACTTCAAAATTGGCTGTATGGTTGCGTTCATGACAACTTACCCAAATACATGTAACCCGGACGATATACTGCTTGCACAGAAGAAAGACCAACTGTCCAACATGATCTGTGGTGACGTACAAGTTCGTGGAGCGTATCCTGGATTCGCCAAACGTTTCTTTGCTGAAGAAGGCATCCAGATCGAGATGCAACCGGGAGATGAGCAGACCCTGCGTGAAGGTTGCGTGGACTTCTATTCCTTCAGTTATTACATGTCTTTGGTTGAAAGTGCGGACGAGTCCCTCGAGAGAGCAGAAGGTAATCTGCTGGGTGGTATCAAAAATCCATATCTCGAAGCTTCCGACTGGGGATGGCAGATCGATCCGAAAGGACTGCGTTACACGCTGAATCATCTCTATGATCGGTATCAGATTCCATTAATGGTGGTTGAGAACGGTCTGGGTGCTGTCGATGTGGTAGAGGAAGATGGCTCCATTCAGGATGACTATCGCATTGATTATCTGAAAGGTCACATTGAACAGATGAAAGAAGCCGTAGCCGATGGCGTAGACCTCATTGCCTACACGATGTGGGGATGTATCGACCTGGTTAGTGCATCCACTGGAGAGATGAAGAAGCGTTATGGCTTCATTCATGTCAATAAGGACAACGACGGTAACGGAGATTTGAGCAGAACACCGAAGAAGAGTTTCCACTGGTACAAAAAAGTCATTGAATCCAATGGTGAAGAGTTATAA
- a CDS encoding phosphatase PAP2 family protein yields MIAFISIALSISDNQIHRFDDTLIGWIQGLESPGMTQFMQFFTWIGGEMPVVFITIIAMIVLYVWLRHKRELLFLACVLAGSTLLNALLKLVFQRARPTINRIIEVSGYSFPSGHSMAAFSLYGGLAFLIWKHVPTVTGRVLMIIASAIFILTIGISRIYLGVHYPSDIVGGYFLSGCWLSTCIWFYRRHLERMSQLQSRRLA; encoded by the coding sequence ATGATCGCTTTTATAAGCATCGCGCTGTCCATCAGCGACAACCAGATTCATCGATTTGATGATACGCTAATCGGCTGGATTCAGGGGTTGGAATCCCCCGGCATGACACAATTCATGCAGTTTTTCACTTGGATCGGCGGCGAAATGCCCGTGGTCTTCATTACAATCATTGCGATGATTGTGTTATACGTTTGGCTGCGACACAAACGCGAACTACTCTTCCTGGCTTGTGTGCTCGCCGGTTCAACCCTGTTAAATGCATTGCTTAAGCTGGTATTCCAACGTGCGAGACCTACCATTAACCGAATCATCGAAGTGAGCGGCTATAGCTTTCCCAGTGGACATTCCATGGCCGCATTTAGCCTTTATGGTGGACTGGCTTTTCTCATCTGGAAACATGTACCCACCGTCACCGGACGTGTGCTGATGATTATTGCCAGCGCCATCTTTATACTGACCATTGGTATAAGTCGTATCTACCTGGGTGTACATTATCCAAGTGATATTGTTGGCGGATACTTCTTAAGTGGATGCTGGCTCTCCACATGCATATGGTTTTACCGGCGGCATTTGGAGCGCATGTCCCAACTGCAAAGCAGAAGGCTGGCATAA
- a CDS encoding helix-turn-helix transcriptional regulator — MLKERIELLSKRKQISRKDLVEGLVTQAHFANILAERYPLPEDLAEAIAERLGVSPSYILKAAAQDEDTLKRAEVIFEQMSVPASAISEDTVHALEDRDDTLTVELTTALMKAVYYQQLNDATAHEYIHTSYLNFYLEKYGRPDDVDLPRPLVKALLFYKIQYYRSKMAFVDVLTHATRLSELALPGSEFWLSVQNIKMEAYIQVKQYEEAKQVFELTMRHVYDQRMFHRLSGLYVAYSGYCFAMGLVQEALSALTMAEANLVYAGNQGDLVTAIANNRIVMLTMTGELDQAQAEIERFESLLQQEPVETREAMQPLIQVYRCEVSLARKNWGILAQSIDQLLKCATTQDQQMSAIFYQSQLSLAHGDREVFMDRALACLPYFESAQHVMRLEPLYEGLAVVSEDQRKYKEAAMYYRKLVYLLRKK, encoded by the coding sequence ATGCTGAAAGAACGTATTGAACTATTAAGCAAAAGGAAACAAATCTCCCGTAAAGACCTGGTGGAAGGTCTGGTCACGCAGGCCCATTTTGCCAATATCCTGGCGGAACGTTATCCGCTCCCTGAGGACTTGGCAGAAGCGATCGCCGAGCGTCTCGGTGTATCTCCTTCCTATATTCTTAAGGCTGCGGCTCAGGATGAGGATACACTCAAGCGGGCAGAGGTTATTTTTGAACAAATGTCCGTTCCAGCGTCGGCAATATCTGAAGATACGGTGCATGCGCTGGAAGATCGGGATGACACGCTGACGGTTGAGCTGACAACGGCCTTGATGAAGGCGGTCTATTATCAGCAATTAAACGATGCAACGGCTCATGAGTATATACATACGTCCTACCTCAATTTCTATCTGGAAAAATACGGTCGTCCAGACGATGTTGATCTTCCGCGTCCGTTAGTCAAAGCACTTTTGTTCTATAAAATACAATATTATCGCTCCAAAATGGCCTTTGTAGATGTATTAACTCATGCAACCCGGCTCAGTGAACTGGCACTTCCCGGCAGTGAATTCTGGCTGTCAGTGCAAAATATCAAGATGGAAGCCTATATTCAGGTCAAACAGTATGAGGAAGCAAAACAGGTATTTGAGCTTACGATGCGTCATGTCTATGATCAGCGGATGTTCCATCGATTGTCCGGGTTATATGTGGCATATAGTGGCTATTGCTTCGCAATGGGGCTGGTTCAGGAGGCACTCTCGGCATTAACAATGGCGGAGGCAAACCTTGTGTATGCGGGCAACCAGGGAGATCTGGTGACGGCGATTGCCAACAATCGAATTGTCATGCTGACGATGACAGGTGAACTGGATCAGGCGCAGGCGGAGATTGAACGATTTGAGTCACTGTTGCAGCAGGAACCGGTGGAAACCCGAGAGGCCATGCAGCCACTCATTCAGGTGTATCGCTGTGAGGTGTCGCTGGCACGTAAGAACTGGGGTATACTTGCGCAGAGTATAGACCAACTTTTGAAATGTGCTACAACACAGGATCAACAGATGAGTGCAATTTTCTACCAGAGCCAGCTGTCTCTGGCGCACGGGGATCGGGAAGTTTTCATGGATCGGGCGCTTGCCTGTCTGCCTTATTTTGAATCCGCGCAGCATGTCATGCGGCTTGAACCGTTATATGAGGGGCTGGCCGTGGTGTCCGAGGATCAGCGCAAGTACAAGGAAGCCGCCATGTATTATCGAAAACTGGTATATTTGTTACGCAAAAAATAG
- a CDS encoding VOC family protein produces MYFASVRIITDDVDRLVEFYEKVMGVSAVRPAPVFAELVIPSCTLAIGHSQTVLLFGIGSAVAANNHTVILEFRVQDVDAEYERLKPFVDEWVKEPTTMPWGNRAVLFRDPDGNLVNLFQPVTEEAIKRFSGRV; encoded by the coding sequence ATGTATTTTGCTTCTGTACGTATTATTACTGACGACGTGGATCGTCTTGTCGAGTTTTATGAGAAAGTCATGGGTGTTTCAGCGGTACGCCCCGCGCCTGTCTTTGCCGAACTCGTTATCCCATCATGCACCCTGGCGATCGGCCACTCTCAGACGGTACTCCTGTTTGGCATTGGTTCTGCCGTGGCAGCGAACAATCACACAGTCATCCTCGAGTTCCGCGTCCAAGATGTTGATGCCGAATATGAGCGCTTGAAGCCGTTTGTGGACGAGTGGGTAAAGGAACCGACCACGATGCCGTGGGGGAATCGTGCTGTGCTTTTCCGTGATCCTGATGGCAATCTCGTCAATCTCTTTCAACCAGTGACCGAGGAAGCGATCAAACGTTTCAGCGGTAGGGTCTGA
- a CDS encoding YafY family protein: MENNRLFRMLLLLLEKKKATAPELARMFEISVRTVYRDIDRLSAAGIPVYTTTGKHGGIHLMDNYVMDKSLLSEEDQNEILMGLYSISAIPHLNSAHMLQRLTALFDHKLDWIEFNFSPWGSIPLQERELFNQVKQAILTNQLITFHYVNSDGEKSIPTVEPQKLIFKNSTWYFKGYIHDDPDRKEFETFKMKRITQLAFLARKHEDHPVHAGSPHPGSEAAPVLTPLTLSFSSNIAYRVYDFFEPSLVKKEPDGRLRVSLELNVGEWLYSFLLSFGSELTVIEPVHVGQELLRRHIKAVEHLQNVMNKLPNNE, from the coding sequence ATGGAAAATAACCGATTATTTCGAATGCTGCTTTTGTTATTGGAGAAAAAGAAAGCCACTGCACCAGAACTCGCCCGTATGTTCGAGATTTCTGTACGTACGGTGTACCGCGATATCGACAGACTGAGCGCTGCGGGCATTCCCGTCTATACAACGACCGGCAAGCATGGCGGTATTCATCTCATGGACAACTATGTCATGGACAAGTCGCTGCTGTCGGAAGAAGACCAGAACGAAATCTTGATGGGACTCTATAGCATTAGTGCGATCCCACACCTTAACAGTGCCCATATGCTGCAACGGTTAACCGCATTGTTTGATCACAAGCTGGACTGGATTGAGTTCAATTTCTCACCCTGGGGCAGCATCCCCCTGCAAGAGAGAGAACTGTTCAATCAGGTGAAACAAGCCATATTAACGAATCAACTCATTACGTTTCATTATGTGAATTCGGATGGTGAGAAAAGCATTCCTACTGTGGAACCACAGAAGCTTATTTTTAAAAATAGTACATGGTACTTCAAAGGTTATATTCATGACGACCCTGATCGGAAAGAATTCGAGACATTCAAGATGAAACGGATCACTCAGTTGGCTTTTCTGGCGAGAAAACACGAAGATCATCCTGTTCATGCCGGGTCACCCCACCCTGGATCAGAGGCAGCTCCTGTCCTGACGCCTCTGACACTTTCGTTCTCCAGCAACATTGCATACCGGGTGTATGATTTTTTTGAACCGTCCCTCGTTAAAAAAGAGCCGGATGGCAGGCTTCGTGTGTCTCTCGAATTGAATGTGGGGGAATGGCTCTACTCCTTCCTGCTGTCATTTGGTTCCGAGCTGACCGTAATCGAGCCTGTTCATGTTGGACAGGAACTGCTCAGACGTCATATCAAAGCCGTTGAACATTTGCAGAATGTCATGAACAAACTGCCCAACAATGAATGA